CGAGTGAATATATTGCGCCGAACAAATCCACCACACCGGCGAAGTGCGCAACGCAAAGCCCTCCAGGTTGGCATCGGCACGGGTCGAAATCACCATGTCGACCTTGCCCCGGTGCAAGTCATCCATCAGGAACGGGCTGCGGCCCACGTCGATTTCCAGGCGCAGGCGCGGCGCCGAGCGGGCGATGTGGCTGAGGATCGGCGGCAATATGGTGTCGGCGATGTCGTGGGGCGAGCCGATACGCAGTACGCCGCTGAGGCTGCTTTCGCGCAGGGAGTTAAGCGCGTCGTCATTCAATGACAGCATCTGCCGGGCATGCCGCAACAACTGCATCCCCGGCTCCGTCAGCTGCTTTTGCCGGCCACGTTTTTCAAACAGGCTGACGCCCACTTGTTGTTCCAGGCGCTGCATATGCTGGGTGACGGAAGATTGTGTGCGCGCCAGGTGGGTGCCGGCTTCGGCAAAGCTGTGGTGGTCGACCACGGCGATAAAGGTGCGGAGCAGTTCAAGATCGAGGGTCGACATGGCCATTCCAGGGCATTTTTATATCAAGGGTGCGAAGATAAACATTACAGATGTTTATGTGTTGTTGCGCCGATTTTTTGCGCAGGCTAATGATTGCGAGTATATGGCCAAAGGCGAGGTCGCCCGTA
This genomic window from Pseudomonas sp. Bout1 contains:
- a CDS encoding LysR substrate-binding domain-containing protein, yielding MSTLDLELLRTFIAVVDHHSFAEAGTHLARTQSSVTQHMQRLEQQVGVSLFEKRGRQKQLTEPGMQLLRHARQMLSLNDDALNSLRESSLSGVLRIGSPHDIADTILPPILSHIARSAPRLRLEIDVGRSPFLMDDLHRGKVDMVISTRADANLEGFALRTSPVWWICSAQYIHSPSEPLPLILVDEPSIYRRYALEALERANIPWRQAYLASNLIGIKAATRAGLGVTPRSMEMLGPDMRVLGENDGLPRMPEVTYYLWIRPNTANPIARKAYDLIRASQGLALG